A genomic stretch from Syntrophus gentianae includes:
- a CDS encoding PAS domain S-box protein: MHDPSRTNQELLEENYALKQKIKELEQSDAEYKQVERALRNSEERLRGIAEAMNQLVWIVGADGSSIYHNPRFVEYTGLKGVTAEEIWQIIHPEDRLQLQRRWQEMIRSGSVYQSPCRLRSSVNGNYRWFLIQGSVLRDYDGKAAQCLCIATDIDDFKQAEEALRKSEANYRLLHKSMRDAFARVDLDGTIREFNDAYVEMLGYTSEELKMMNFRDITPEKWHALEAEIIEKQVIPRGYSDVYEKEYRRKDGTVLPVELRTSLLRDYAGKPSAMWAIIRDIGERKKAEDTLRATFKAAPVGLSLMKGRVFQSVNQAWCDITGYSEAEIIGHTTRTLYENEAEYERVR; the protein is encoded by the coding sequence ATGCACGATCCATCCAGGACAAATCAGGAACTTCTCGAAGAGAATTACGCCCTGAAACAGAAAATCAAAGAACTGGAACAATCGGACGCGGAGTACAAGCAGGTGGAGAGGGCTTTGCGTAACAGCGAAGAACGTTTACGGGGCATTGCGGAAGCGATGAATCAATTGGTCTGGATTGTCGGTGCGGATGGCAGTTCGATCTACCATAATCCCCGGTTTGTTGAGTACACGGGCTTGAAAGGAGTCACTGCTGAAGAAATATGGCAGATTATTCACCCTGAAGACAGGCTGCAGTTACAGCGGCGATGGCAGGAAATGATCCGTTCCGGGAGTGTTTATCAATCGCCTTGCCGGTTGCGCAGTTCCGTCAATGGGAATTACCGCTGGTTTCTTATTCAGGGGAGCGTGCTTCGTGATTACGATGGCAAGGCCGCGCAATGTCTATGCATAGCCACGGATATCGATGATTTCAAACAGGCAGAGGAAGCCCTCCGAAAATCAGAAGCTAACTATCGCCTCCTTCATAAAAGCATGCGGGATGCTTTTGCCAGAGTCGACCTGGACGGTACGATCAGGGAATTCAATGACGCTTATGTGGAAATGCTCGGCTATACATCTGAAGAACTTAAAATGATGAACTTTAGAGATATCACCCCGGAAAAATGGCATGCTCTCGAAGCCGAGATCATAGAAAAACAGGTTATTCCGAGGGGATATTCAGATGTCTATGAAAAGGAATACCGCAGAAAGGACGGCACGGTATTGCCCGTTGAATTGCGTACATCCTTACTTCGGGATTATGCGGGCAAACCATCCGCCATGTGGGCAATTATCCGCGATATCGGCGAGCGCAAAAAGGCTGAAGATACTCTCCGTGCCACTTTCAAGGCGGCTCCTGTGGGTCTTTCCCTCATGAAGGGCCGTGTTTTTCAGAGTGTCAACCAAGCCTGGTGTGATATCACCGGATATTCCGAGGCCGAAATCATCGGGCACACAACCCGGACATTATATGAAAATGAAGCGGAGTATGAACGGGTGAGAC
- a CDS encoding MTH1187 family thiamine-binding protein, producing the protein MLVQFTIVPIGTGESLSEGVAEVIRIVDESGLSYRTNPMGTVVEGEWDEVIPLIRKCHEEALRRASRVLTSLSIDDRPGKSERISEKIKSVEKRLGREIKK; encoded by the coding sequence ATGCTCGTCCAGTTCACGATCGTGCCCATTGGAACCGGTGAGAGTCTCAGTGAAGGGGTTGCCGAAGTCATCCGGATTGTCGATGAAAGCGGTCTTTCCTACAGAACGAATCCCATGGGGACTGTTGTAGAAGGAGAATGGGATGAGGTGATCCCCCTCATCAGAAAATGCCATGAAGAGGCGTTGAGGCGTGCATCGAGGGTGCTGACATCCCTGTCGATTGACGACCGGCCGGGAAAATCGGAGCGTATCTCGGAGAAGATCAAATCGGTTGAGAAAAGGCTCGGGCGGGAAATAAAAAAATGA
- a CDS encoding transporter: MLIIFSVAAVAVLTPTMSLAESASVGATEQTIMEEVKAQEDPTILKRRVWSDTEWNKYNDGRHDIEETLGALWAWRLSDSQDWGVRLKVPYKFNIAGDEAGDSNEQGLGDIKLAMGTAFRFSKSWRTAVGVEMRFPSADDDLGSNAWRPQLFGTVAWDVTQRLTLSPSFEYNKSVAEVHGAAPQNFLEMYFPATYVLPRYWAVTARYEAKVDFENDDYWTHSAKFAITKQFKLQPLSFSVSIKKSFDGGDKEFQINFLTTYYFR, encoded by the coding sequence ATGCTCATCATTTTTAGCGTTGCTGCGGTTGCCGTGCTTACACCAACAATGAGCCTGGCGGAATCTGCCTCTGTGGGTGCAACCGAGCAGACCATCATGGAGGAGGTGAAAGCGCAGGAAGACCCGACTATTCTCAAACGACGAGTCTGGTCCGATACTGAATGGAACAAATATAACGACGGTCGCCACGATATTGAAGAGACGCTGGGCGCATTATGGGCGTGGCGCCTCTCGGACAGTCAGGACTGGGGGGTGCGGCTTAAAGTGCCGTACAAGTTCAACATCGCCGGCGATGAAGCCGGGGACTCGAACGAGCAGGGGCTGGGTGACATTAAGCTGGCGATGGGCACTGCCTTCCGGTTCAGCAAGTCGTGGCGCACCGCTGTCGGTGTTGAAATGCGTTTCCCTTCCGCCGACGATGACCTGGGCAGCAACGCGTGGCGCCCCCAACTGTTTGGGACCGTTGCTTGGGATGTGACACAACGGCTGACGCTCAGTCCTTCCTTTGAGTACAACAAATCGGTCGCCGAGGTACACGGCGCTGCGCCGCAGAACTTTCTAGAGATGTACTTCCCCGCAACGTACGTGCTGCCGCGTTACTGGGCCGTAACTGCACGATACGAGGCCAAGGTCGATTTTGAAAACGACGATTATTGGACACACTCGGCAAAGTTTGCCATTACCAAGCAGTTTAAACTGCAGCCGTTGAGCTTCTCAGTCTCTATTAAAAAGTCATTCGATGGAGGGGATAAGGAATTTCAGATCAATTTCCTAACCACATACTATTTCCGGTAA
- a CDS encoding ATP-binding protein has protein sequence MNEIEEELLQLSFLQGVIKDEIKRREARKLASGLKRASFEEEKTFKGLDFSFNSRIRKKTIKDLSPCLFIEIK, from the coding sequence ATGAACGAGATCGAAGAAGAACTTCTCCAACTATCCTTCCTGCAAGGGGTGATCAAGGATGAAATTAAGAGAAGAGAAGCTCGCAAGCTGGCGAGCGGGTTGAAGAGGGCTTCTTTCGAAGAAGAGAAGACATTCAAAGGACTCGATTTTTCCTTTAACTCCAGAATCAGAAAAAAAACCATTAAAGATCTGTCCCCCTGCCTGTTTATCGAAATAAAATGA